The genomic stretch TGGACATCAGAGAGGCAAGTGCCTTTGTCCGAAAGAAGGTCTCATCGCTCTATGCTTACACATCCGAGAGGCGCATCCCTTTCTACAAGAGAGGCAACACGCTCTACTTCTTCAAAGACCAGCTGATAAAATGGATTGAGTCAGGCGGTTCTTGGGACAAGCCTTACGAACCGACCCAGGAGGAACAGGCAGACTTCGAGGCTCATCTGGCAATGTTGCAGAAGAGCAAGAAGAACAAGCCTTCCTCCATTAAGAGGGACAAGGATGAGAGATTACCCAATGGAGAAGAATGACATGATGGACAATAGAACCACGGAATCTACTTTTTTACGAAAGGGAAAAAGAATAAACATTCATTTTCTCTTTGCTGAGTAATCCGTTTCACTTATAACCAGTTTTTCAAGATGAGTAACCAAAGCATAAAATACGGAATCCTGCTGACCAAGGAGCAGCTCGATTTCTTGAAG from Phocaeicola dorei encodes the following:
- a CDS encoding helix-turn-helix domain-containing protein, which produces MDIREASAFVRKKVSSLYAYTSERRIPFYKRGNTLYFFKDQLIKWIESGGSWDKPYEPTQEEQADFEAHLAMLQKSKKNKPSSIKRDKDERLPNGEE